The sequence AGTTCCGCCCAGGGGCCAACACCACGCCCCAGGGCTCCACCTCCAACCGCTGTCCTTCTCAGGTGCTCGCTCTGCGGCGCAGCTCTTCGAGTCCGCTCAATTCAGAGATATGGAGACAACCCTTCAAGACCTCTGAATTCTGCTGTGACAGCGGTCACCCGTTCCAGTGAAGGACGTGCTGCTTGCCCTTCACTGCCACTTCCAACCACAGGGCTGAACGGGGACCCGCTCCGCTCGTTTCAGCGGTGTCGCGGAGCGGGTGACCGACGACCGCAGCCGCCGAAGGCGCCCTGGGGCTGGCCTCTGAAGTCTGTGGTCAGAAGCTGCGGTCGTTGCCGTCCCCTGCCTCACGGAGTTCCCGGAGCGGCACCACGGCCGCCACGTTCCCCACGATCCGCCCCGCGAGCCAGCGGGGTGAACCCGTCACGGCGACCTCCAGGAGCGATCCGTCCGGGCGGCGCAGCCGGGTGCGGTACGTGCTGGTCGTGCCCAGGTCCCGCTGATCCCGCGCCTGGGTCAGCGTCTCGTGATCTTCAGGCAGCGTGAACTCGAACGGCGTGCGGCCCAGCACCCGCTCGGGCGTCACGCCCAGCATGCGGGCGTACGCGCGGTTCACGAACACGAACCGGCCGTCCTCGTCCGTGACGGTCAGGCCGTGCTCGACGGATTCCATCAGCTGCCTCGCGAAGCCCAGCTCGTGCGCGTACGCGTCCTTCAACTCGCGGTGCCCGCGCACCAGCCGCACCACGCGCGGCGCCAGCCACGCCGCCACGCCCAGCGTCGCCAGGGGAGGCAGGACCACCACGAATGCCTGCGGGCGCGGCACCAGCCACGCCACCAGAAAGGACTCCAGGATCAAGAGGGCGAACAGCGCGTACGCCACCCGCAACTCCACCTGTCCCGGTCTCATGAGCACAGCGTGCCCCGCCTGCCCTTGCAGGGTTCTTACTGCAGGGCAGCCTTGTCGGCCCATGAGGGTCCTGACCGCAGATGAGGCAGCCGGGCCGCGCCGGGACTGGTAGGGTGCAGCCCGATGACTCTCAGCCGGCACCTGCTGACGACTGCAGCTCTGCTGGGGCTGGGCGCTGCGGTGCAGACCCGCTCCCTGCTGGTGGACGTGCAGCGTGCGGATGCCGGCTTTCCCTGGCTGAACCTGATCAGTGTGGCCCTGAGCTGGGGCGCGGTGACCGGCGTCCTGCTGCACGCCCTGTGGCCCGTGCGGGGGGAACGGCCGGTCCGGGACTGGCGGGCCTCGCTGCCCTTCTACCTGCTGCCCACCCTGGCGCTGCTGCTGGGCGGTACGTTCCTGATCGACCGTGAGCTGACGCGCGACGTGAACCTCACGGCCTGGACTGCCTTCAATCGGTCGGCCCGCGACCTCGAACTGATCGAGGCGCTCTGTCCGGTGCGGGGCAACCGGTGCGTGCAGGCGAACGTGGACGGCCCCCTGATGGCCGAACTCCTGCAGTCGGCGGTCACGGCAGCTGGGGGTCGGGTCGCGGGCGGCACCCTGTCCCTGACCCGCCAGGGAGACCGCGTGATGGGGGAGGCGAAGATTACGCTGCGCGCTGGCTTGCGGCAGGTGCCGTTCACGTTGCGGTACGACGGGCCGGTGATCGTGGGCCGCGCCGCGCCCCTGCCCGACGCGGCGCTGCCCCTGGCGCAGGCCACCCTGGAGCGCGCCGATGACTGAGCGTACCTCGACCCTGGCCCGTGAGGACGGCCCGCAGTTCCGTCCGCGCCCCGGCCCGCTGCGGCTGATGCTGGTCCTGCAGGGGGTGTTCCTGCTGGGAATGCTGGCCGGACTGGTCGTGCTGCTGGTCAGCAGTCCCCTGTCGCGGCTGGCGGACCGGGTCGTGGCGCTGTTCCCGTGGTGGTTCCTGGTGCAGGCGCTGTTCTTCGGTGCGTACGCGCACGCCTACTGGGGGGCCTTCGGCACCCTGGGGAAGGCCGCCGCGCCCATGCAACTCTGGCGGAACCCGGAGCTGCGGAGCCTGCCCGCGCTGCCGCCCCTGCCGCTGTGGCGGGCCGCGCTGCTGTACGCCGTGCCGCTGGCACTGGTCGGGGCCATGTTCGCGTGGGGCTCGCGGGATCGCGGGACGCAGGTGGCGCGCTACACCACGAGCGGTCAGTGGACCTCGGCCGCTGCGCTGGGCTTCACGCGGGTCAGCTGCCGGGACTTCCCGGCAGGCCGCGTGCAGCCGGACTCGCTGTGTCTGGTGGCGTGGCAGGACTTCCCGCAGGGGCGGTCCTTCGCGGACACGGTGCGCGCGTGGGTGCAAGGCGAGCGGCGCACCTACACGGACGCCGGGCAGCCGGTAGGGGCCCCCGCGCTGAACCTGCCCTTCCGGCAGGCGGGCGGCGTGACGGGCGGGCAGTGGACCGTGCCGCTGCGCCGCATCACCGAGGACGACACCCAGCCGTTCACCGTGACCGCCGTGTCCCGGCGCGACCCGGCCCCGGAATCAGGCGCGGCCCCGGCCCCTGATCTGTCCTCCTGGCTGCGGGGTCAGGCGTTCCATTCGGTGCTGATCGTGACGCCCGGCGCGTCAAGTCCCGGTGTCACAGCGCCGTGACCGGGCGGGCTCTATCCTGATTGGATGACCGCGCCTGCCGATTCCGCGAAGCCTCACATTCACGTTCCGGACGGCTCCTGCTGCACCCCCAAGAAGTTCGCGCACCTGCACCAGCACACGCAGTACTCGCTGCTGGACGGCGCGGCGAAACTCAAGGACCTCCTCAAGTGGGCCAAGGAGGTCACGCCGGAAGGGCAGACCCCGGCGCTGGCCATGACGGACCACGGGAACATGCACGGCGCGGTGCACTTCTACAACTACGCGACCGGGATGGGCGTCAAGCCGATCATCGGGTACGAGGCGTACGTCGTGCCGGGCGAGGGCACCCGCCGCGACCGGACGCGCGCGCAGGACGGCGAGAAGGGCATCTTTCACCTGACGCTGCTCGCCCGTGACTTCGAGGGGTACCAGAACCTCTGCCGCCTGAGTTCCCGCGGGTACACGGAAGGCTACTACTACAAGCCGCGTATCGATCACGAACTGCTGCGCGAGCACCACAAGGGCGTGGTTGCGTTCAGCGGGTGCCTGGGCAGCGAGGTGCAGCAGCTGCTCCTGCAGGGCCGCGAGGACGACGCGAAGAAACGCCTGCTGTGGTACCGCGAGCTGTTCGGCGAGAACTACTTCATCGAGATCCAGGATCACGGGCTGCCCGAGCAGAAGCGCAACAACCCCATCCTGCGGGCCTGGGCGCAGGAACTCGGGATCGGGATGGTCGCCACGAACGACGGTCACTACGTCAAGAAGAGCGACGCCACCGCGCACGAGACGCTGCTGGCCATCCAGACGAAGGCGACCCTGGCGGACGAGAACCGCTTCAAGTTCCCCTGCGACGAGTTCTACGTGAAGAACCTCGAGGAGATGCAGGCGTCCCTGCCGGTCAGCGAGTGGGGCGAGGAACCCTTCGACAACACCGCCCTGATCGCCGAGATGTGCAACGTGGACCTCCCGGTCGGCAAGAAACGCGTGTATCAGATGCCCGCCCTGCCCATCCCCGAAGGCCGCACCATGCCCGAGGAACTGCGCGTGCAGACGTACCGGGGCACCGTGAAACGCTACCCGGCGCACGCCACGGAAGCGCTGCTGCGCGACTACGCGACCCGCACCCTGACCGCGCTGGGCGCCGACGCGCAGAAGGTGCTGGACCGCGCCGGGAACTGCGACCCTCAGACCTGTGACCTAGAGACGCTATACACCCTGCTGGCCTTCGCGGGCAGCGAATGGGAGGCGCGCGGCAAGGCTGCCGGGGAGAAGTACACCAAGTACCCCGCGCTGGAACTCATGGAACAGGAGGGCGAGGCCGGGACACTCCCCGCCTACGCGCACGAGGACTGCCGCCGCGCCGGGCAGAAGGACAGCGACACCAGCATCGCCCTGGACGGCGAGCACGATGAGGAGACCACCCGCGCCCACCACCGGCACGCGCTGGTGATCCTGCGCCGCGCCGAGTACGAACTGAGCGTCATCAACAACATGGGCTTCCCCGACTACTTCCTGATCGTCGCGGACTACATCAACTGGGCCAAGGATCAGGACATCAGCGTCGGGCCGGGGCGTGGCTCGGGCGCAGGGTCGCTCGTGGCGTACGCGATGCGCATCACGAACCTCGACCCGCTGGAATTCGAGCTGCTGTTCGAGCGCTTCCTGAACCCCGACCGCATCTCCATGCCGGACTTCGACATCGACTTCAACGACGCGCGGCGCACGGAAGTCATCCAGTACGTGCAGGACAAGTACGGCGAGGACAAGGTCGCGCAGATCGCCACCTTCGGGACCATGGCGTCCAAGGCGTGCCTGAAGGACGTGGCGCGCGTCATGGGCCTCGAGTACGCCAAGGTCGACAAGGTGTCGAAGCTCATTCCGATCAAGTTCGGCAAGAGCTACAGCCTCGAGCAGGCGCGCGAGGCCGTGCCGGACATCCAGCAGATGCTGAACGAGGACGCCCAGCTGAAAGAAGCGTACGAGTTCGCGCAGAAACTCGAAGGACTGACCCGCCACGCCAGCGTCCACGCCGCCGGGGTCGTCATCGGCAAGACGCAACTGACCGACCTCGTACCCGTCATGCGCGACACCTCAGGCGCGGGCATGGTCTGCCAGTACGACATGAAAGCCGTCGAGGACATCGGCCTGATCAAGATGGACTTCCTGGGCCTGCGCACCCTGTCCTTCCTGGACGAAGCCAAACGCATCCTCAAGGAATCCGGCACCGACTTCGAGGAGAGGTACGGCACCTTCGACGACATTCCCTTCGACGACGCCCGCACCTACGAACTCCTCAGCCGCGGGGACACCAAGGGCGTCTTCCAGCTTGAAGGGGCCGGGATCGCCGACGCGTCCAGGCGCCTCAAACCGCGCCGCCTCGCGGACATCATCGCCCTGTCGGCGCTGTACCGCCCCGGCCCGATGGAGAACATCCCCACCTACGTCCGCCGCCACCACGGCCTCGAACAGGTGGACTACGTCCGCGACGGCTTCCCCAACAGCGCCCAGTACCTCGAAAAGATCCTCGCCGAAACGTACGGCATTCCCGTGTACCAGGAGCAGATCATGCAGATCGCCTCCGAAGTCGCCGGATTCAGCTTAGGTGGGGCCGACCTGCTGCGCCGCGCGATGGGCAAGAAGGACGCCGAGGAGATGAAACGCCAGCGGCAGATCTTCGTCGAGGGCGCAGGCGGCAACGGCGTCCCCAAGGACGAGGGGAACAAACTGTTCGACCTGCTCGACGCGTTCGCGAACTACGGCTTCAACAAAAGCCACTCCGCCGCGTACGGCGTCATCACGTACCAGACGGCGTGGCTCAAGGCGAACTACCCCGTGCAGTTCATGGCCGCCCTGCTGACCGTCGAACGCAAGGACAGCGACAAGGTCGCCGAGTACGTCAGCGACGCCCGCAAGATGGACGTCCACGTCCTCCCCCCCGACATCAACAAGTCCGCGCCCGACTTCGCGGTCGTCGGGCAGGACATCCTCTTCGGCCTGTACGCCATCAAGGGCCTCGGCGAGGGCGCCGTGCTGAAGATCCTCGAGGAACGCGAACGCGCCGGAGCCTTCAAGAGCCTCGCGGACTTCTGCTCCCGCCTGGGCAACAAGGTCTGCAACCGCAAAGCCATGGAAAGCCTCATCAAGAGCGGCGCGTTCGACCAGTTCGGCGACCGCCGCCAGCTCCTCGAGAGCCTCGAGGAATCCATGACCTGGGCACAGGGTGCCGCCGCACTCGCCAACAGCGGCATGGACGCCCTGTTCGGCGCGCAGGAAGTCGCCCCCGAACCCAAACTCAGGGCGGGCGTCACCCCCTACACCGACCTGGAACGCCTCAGCATCGAGAAAGAAGCCCTGGGTCTCTACATTTCCGGCCACCCTCTCGAACAGCACGAAGGGCTGCGCGAAGCCGCCAGCTGCCGCATCAGCGACCTCGACACGTGGTTCCAGACGCAGAACGTCGCCCCCGGCAAACGCATCAAGGCCGTCCTCGCGGGCATGATCGAAAGCGTCGTCAAGAAACCCACCAAATCCGGCGGCATGATGGCCCGCTTCATCCTCGCCGACGAATCAGGCCAGACCGAACTCGTCGCCTTCAGCCGCGCCTACGACCGCATCCAGGACAAACTCGTCAACGACACTCCCGCCCTCGTCATCGTCGAACTCGAATCGGAAGATGGCGGCCTGCGCGCCATCGCCGAGGAAGTCGTCAGCACCGAACAACTCGGCGAAGTTCCCAAAGTCATGTACGTCACCATCGACCTCGAGAACGCCACCCCCGACGCCCTCGGCGAATTCCAGAGCCTCCTCGACGAACACGCCGGCAGCATGCCCACCTACCTCCGCCTCGAGACCCCCGAACAGTTCGTCCTGTACCAACTCGACCACGGCATGGGCAGCCCAGACGCCATCCGCGTCCTGAACCACACCTTCCCCTGGGCCGACGCGTACCTCGCCTACGACCAGCAGACCATCCTCGGCCGCTTCGCCCCCAAACCACCCGCCTGGATGAACAAACAGAATGGGGGCATGCGGGCGTAAGCGCGAGCTGACCCCTCCGCTGCGCGGAGAACCCCTCAGTCAGCTGCGCTGCCAGCTCCCCTCACAGGGGAGCCTGTTTTTGCCTCCCCTTGAGGGGGTTCCCGCAGGGGGCGGAGGGGTTACGCTGCGGATCATGCGTGACCTGCATTCGCGCCGTCTGGTGCCGCGTGCGCGTGAGTTGCGTCGGGCCATGACGTCTGCGGAGCGGCGGTTGTGGTTCGACCTGCTGCGGGCGCATCCCGGGCGGTTTCTTCGGCAGGTGCCGCTGCTGGGGTTCATTCTGGATTTCTACGCGCCGTCCGCGAGGTTGTGCGTGGAGGTGGATGGCGGCAGTCATGACGGCGTGGAGGCTCAGGCGTATGACGCCGAGCGGTCGCGGGTGCTGGCTGGGGCGGGCATTCGGGTGCTGCGCGTGCAGAACGTGGAGGTCATACGGAACCTGCCGGGGGTGGCGGCCCTGATCGAGTTGTCGCTCCGGGCATAAAAAAGGCTCCCCTGTGAGGGGAGCTGTCAGCGCAGCTGACTGAGGGGTTTTCCCGCTTACGCGTATTTGGTGCGCATCATCATGATCTTGAGTTCGTGGGGGCTGGTGGCGCTTTGCAGGGCGTCGTCCTCGTGCATCAGGCCTTCCTGGACGAGGTGCGCGAGGTGCTGATCGAAGGTGTGCATGCCGCGCGAGCCGCCTTCCTGGAGGGCCTGTTTGATTTCTTCCATGCGTTCGGGGTCCTTGATGCATTCGCGGACGGTGGGGGTGCCGAGCATGATTTCGAGGCCGAGGACGCGGCCGCCGCCGACTTTGGGCAGGAGGCGCTGGCTGACGATGCCGACGATGCTTTCGCTGAGACCCTGGCGGATCTGGTCGCGTTCGTGCGGAGCGAAGAAGTCGATGATGCGGTTGACGCTGCGGATGGCGTCCTGGGTGTGCAGGGTGCTGAAGACGAGGTGTCCGGTCTGCGCGGCGCTCAGGGCGGCTTCGACGGTTTCCTTGTCGCGCATCTCGCCGATGAGGATGACGTCAGGGTCCTGGCGCATGCTGGCGCGCAGACCGTTGGCGAAGCTCATGGTGTCCAGGCCCAGTTCGCGCTGGCTGATCATGGCCATGCGGTCTTTGTGCAGCACCTCAATGGGGTCTTCGAGGGTGACGATGTTGACGGGCTGGGTGGCGTTGATGTGGTCCAGCAGGCTGGCGAGGGTGGTGGTCTTGCCGCTGCCGGTGGGGCCGGTGACGAGGATCAGGCCGCGTTCGTGCTGCGCGAGCTGTTCGAAGGTCTCGACAGGCAGGCCGAGCTGCTGGAAGCTGGGGATGGGTTTGTCCTCGATGACGCGCATGATCAGGCCGATGCTGCCGCGCTGCCAGTAGGCGTTGACGCGGAAGCGGGCGAGGCCGGAGATGCCGTACGCGAAGTCGGCTTCGCGGCGGTTGACGAAGTCGTCCCACATGGCGGGGGTCATCATCTCGCGGGTGAATGCCTCGACGTGTTCGTGGCCGAGTCGGGTTTCCCCGAAGCGTTTGATCTCGCCGTTGATGCGCCCGGCGGGGGCGCTGCCGGTGCGCAGGTGGATATCGCTGGCACCTTCGGTGACAATGGCGGTCAGTACGCTGTTCAGGACACTCATGGCGTCCTCAGGGTAGGTGGTGGGGTCTTACAGTTTCGTTGCGGCGGGCTGGTGTGGTCCTTCCGTGAGCCCACCTGCCTGGGGGGTGGGTGCCCCGCGCAGGCGGCGGCTCTCGAGGTCGGCGTGGTGGATCAGGTAGCGGAGCCACGCCTTGGCGGTCAGCGCGCCGAGGCTGTTGTGGTGGATGGTCAGGTCGTCGTTCGGGGGCTGGTTGTGGAGGCGGCGGGCGAGGTCGACGGTGGCGGCGCGGGTGCTGGTGATCAGCGCCTGAAGTTGCGGCAGGGTGGTGTCCTGGGGGGGGCGGTGGGTGTGGTAGGGCGCGGTGAGTTCGGGGTGTTTGCCGAGCGCGGCCCCGAGGCGGTACTGACCCCAGCGTTCGATGCCGATGATGTGCGCGAGGACTTCGCGGTTGGTGTGGGTGTCGGCGGCGCGCTGGGCGCGTCCGGTGAGGTGGGTGCCGCTGCTTTCGAGGCTGTGGGCCAGTTCGGTGTAGGAGCTGCGTCCGGCGGGGCGTTCCAGGACGCGGCTGACAACGGCGCCCTTGAGCTCGCGCTGGCGGGTGCGGGCGAGGTACGCGGCGCCGGCGGCCACGCCGACGGTGGCGACCGTGATCAGGGCGGGCACGGCGGGGCTGGTTCTTCGCTGGCTCATGCCGCATGGTACGCGCTTTGTGGGGGTGGGGTTCCGTCCGGTGGGGGGTCAGGGTGGGCAGGTCAGGACCTGGTCCGGCATCCCGATCAGGTGTACGTGCGAGTCGGCGGGGCAGGGGAGGGCCTCCCGGAGCATCAGGGGGTGCGCCAGGGTGTACTCGGGCAGGTCCAGCGGCAGGCCGCGTGCGCCCCAGCCGAAGCCCTTCCCGAGCCGCGCGCCGCGCGTGTCCACGGCGACGCACGCGAGGACTGCCCCCTGCGCGCCGTCGGGCGTCAGGGTGGGCTCGCCGTACTCCGGCAGGGTGCTCAGGCGCGCGCCGCGCGGGTCGGTGACGCGCCAGTACCAGCCGTCCTTCTTCTGATGGGGGACGTACAGCGTCTTCCCGGCCTTCAGCGCCTGCTGCCGCAGCGGGAGCAGCGCGCGTTCTGGCCCGACGATCAGGGTGTGCCGCGCCTCCAGATCGGGGTGCGCGAGGAGCTGCGCGGCGGCCTTCTTCGCGTGCGTGAAGTTCGGGCAGTGCCCGTGCGGCGGCAGCGGGTACGCGCAGGCCTGCCTGCCCATCAGGTCGTCCCACACGCTCTCCCGGACTGCGCCCGCCGTGGTCATGCCCGCACGCTAGCAGAGCGTGGGGAATGGAGGACGGCTGCTGGTGTTGTTCCCACAACCCATACCCTCCCCGATAGGTCATCTGGCGGCGGCGCGGCGTGGGCGCGGGGTCTACACTCGGGCGCATGAGTGATGGCGTGCGGGCAGAGGTGGTGCGGGTGGCAGCGGCGGCTTACCCGGTGGACTTCCTGGCGGACTGGGCCGCGTACGAGGCGAAGGTGTCGCGCTGGGTGGCGGACGCCGTGGCGCAGGGGGCGGGACTGCTGGTGTTCCCGGAGTACGCGCCGCTGGAACTGATCAGCCTGCTCCCGCAGGACCTGCACCATGACGTGCGGGGCATGCGCCCGGCGTTGCAGGCGTTCGTGCCGGAGTTCGTGGCGCTGCACGCCCGGCTGGCCCGCGAGTACGGGGTGGGCATCGTCGCCGGGAGTTACCCCGTGGCGCACGCCGGGGTGTTCGTGAACCGGGCGTTCGTGTTCGGCCCGGACGGTACGCAGGCGCATCAGGACAAGCTGCTGATGACCCGTTTCGAGGCCGAGGAGTGGGACATCGCGCCGGGCGAGGGCGCGGCGGTCTTCGACCTGCCCCTGCCGGGCGGGACGCTGCGTTTCGGGATCGCCATCTGCTACGACAGCGAGTTCCCCACCCTGGCGCGCGAACTGGCGGAGGCGGGCGCGGAACTGCTGGTCGTGCCGTCCTTCACCGGGAGCCGCGCGGGCTTCACGCGGGTGCGGGTGGGCAGCATGGCCCGCGCGCTGGAAAACCAGTGCTACGCGCTACACGCCCCGCTGATCGCGGACGCCCCCTGGACGTACGCCGTCGAGGACGCGCACGGGGCCGCGGGCGTGTACGCCCCGTCGGACAACGTCCTGCCCGAGGACGGCGTCGTGGCGCAGCTGGGCTGGAACGAGACGGGCTGGCTGGTCACGGACCTGGATCTGCGCCTGACCCGCAACGTGCGGGTGGACGGGCACGTCCTGAACTGGCGGGACCGCGTGGCGGGCGCGACTCGCCCGACGCCCGCGCAGGTCGTGAGTCTGGGCGGCGTCCCGGAGCACGCCTGAACGCCGTGCAGGTCCGCCGCCTGACGCCCGGGGACGCCCCGGCGTACCGCGTGGCGCGGCTGGCGGCATTGCAGACGGACCCGGCGGCGTTCCTGATGACTGCCCCGGAGTTCGCGGCACAGACTGAGGAGGCACTGGCGGCCCGCCTCGCGCCGGACGCGGCGGGCGTCACGCTGGGGGCCGTCGTGGATGGTCAACTGCTGGGCCTGCTGACTCTGATGCGCGAATCGGCCCCGCCGCTGGCGCACCGCGTGAACGTGTACGGCGTGTCCGTCGCCCCGCAGGCGCGCGGGCAGGGCCTCGGCGAGGCGCTCGTGCGGGCCGGGGTGACCCTGGCGTG comes from Deinococcus sedimenti and encodes:
- a CDS encoding PAS domain S-box protein; this translates as MRPGQVELRVAYALFALLILESFLVAWLVPRPQAFVVVLPPLATLGVAAWLAPRVVRLVRGHRELKDAYAHELGFARQLMESVEHGLTVTDEDGRFVFVNRAYARMLGVTPERVLGRTPFEFTLPEDHETLTQARDQRDLGTTSTYRTRLRRPDGSLLEVAVTGSPRWLAGRIVGNVAAVVPLRELREAGDGNDRSF
- the dnaE gene encoding DNA polymerase III subunit alpha, which encodes MTAPADSAKPHIHVPDGSCCTPKKFAHLHQHTQYSLLDGAAKLKDLLKWAKEVTPEGQTPALAMTDHGNMHGAVHFYNYATGMGVKPIIGYEAYVVPGEGTRRDRTRAQDGEKGIFHLTLLARDFEGYQNLCRLSSRGYTEGYYYKPRIDHELLREHHKGVVAFSGCLGSEVQQLLLQGREDDAKKRLLWYRELFGENYFIEIQDHGLPEQKRNNPILRAWAQELGIGMVATNDGHYVKKSDATAHETLLAIQTKATLADENRFKFPCDEFYVKNLEEMQASLPVSEWGEEPFDNTALIAEMCNVDLPVGKKRVYQMPALPIPEGRTMPEELRVQTYRGTVKRYPAHATEALLRDYATRTLTALGADAQKVLDRAGNCDPQTCDLETLYTLLAFAGSEWEARGKAAGEKYTKYPALELMEQEGEAGTLPAYAHEDCRRAGQKDSDTSIALDGEHDEETTRAHHRHALVILRRAEYELSVINNMGFPDYFLIVADYINWAKDQDISVGPGRGSGAGSLVAYAMRITNLDPLEFELLFERFLNPDRISMPDFDIDFNDARRTEVIQYVQDKYGEDKVAQIATFGTMASKACLKDVARVMGLEYAKVDKVSKLIPIKFGKSYSLEQAREAVPDIQQMLNEDAQLKEAYEFAQKLEGLTRHASVHAAGVVIGKTQLTDLVPVMRDTSGAGMVCQYDMKAVEDIGLIKMDFLGLRTLSFLDEAKRILKESGTDFEERYGTFDDIPFDDARTYELLSRGDTKGVFQLEGAGIADASRRLKPRRLADIIALSALYRPGPMENIPTYVRRHHGLEQVDYVRDGFPNSAQYLEKILAETYGIPVYQEQIMQIASEVAGFSLGGADLLRRAMGKKDAEEMKRQRQIFVEGAGGNGVPKDEGNKLFDLLDAFANYGFNKSHSAAYGVITYQTAWLKANYPVQFMAALLTVERKDSDKVAEYVSDARKMDVHVLPPDINKSAPDFAVVGQDILFGLYAIKGLGEGAVLKILEERERAGAFKSLADFCSRLGNKVCNRKAMESLIKSGAFDQFGDRRQLLESLEESMTWAQGAAALANSGMDALFGAQEVAPEPKLRAGVTPYTDLERLSIEKEALGLYISGHPLEQHEGLREAASCRISDLDTWFQTQNVAPGKRIKAVLAGMIESVVKKPTKSGGMMARFILADESGQTELVAFSRAYDRIQDKLVNDTPALVIVELESEDGGLRAIAEEVVSTEQLGEVPKVMYVTIDLENATPDALGEFQSLLDEHAGSMPTYLRLETPEQFVLYQLDHGMGSPDAIRVLNHTFPWADAYLAYDQQTILGRFAPKPPAWMNKQNGGMRA
- a CDS encoding endonuclease domain-containing protein, with product MRDLHSRRLVPRARELRRAMTSAERRLWFDLLRAHPGRFLRQVPLLGFILDFYAPSARLCVEVDGGSHDGVEAQAYDAERSRVLAGAGIRVLRVQNVEVIRNLPGVAALIELSLRA
- a CDS encoding PilT/PilU family type 4a pilus ATPase codes for the protein MSVLNSVLTAIVTEGASDIHLRTGSAPAGRINGEIKRFGETRLGHEHVEAFTREMMTPAMWDDFVNRREADFAYGISGLARFRVNAYWQRGSIGLIMRVIEDKPIPSFQQLGLPVETFEQLAQHERGLILVTGPTGSGKTTTLASLLDHINATQPVNIVTLEDPIEVLHKDRMAMISQRELGLDTMSFANGLRASMRQDPDVILIGEMRDKETVEAALSAAQTGHLVFSTLHTQDAIRSVNRIIDFFAPHERDQIRQGLSESIVGIVSQRLLPKVGGGRVLGLEIMLGTPTVRECIKDPERMEEIKQALQEGGSRGMHTFDQHLAHLVQEGLMHEDDALQSATSPHELKIMMMRTKYA
- a CDS encoding DinB family protein yields the protein MSQRRTSPAVPALITVATVGVAAGAAYLARTRQRELKGAVVSRVLERPAGRSSYTELAHSLESSGTHLTGRAQRAADTHTNREVLAHIIGIERWGQYRLGAALGKHPELTAPYHTHRPPQDTTLPQLQALITSTRAATVDLARRLHNQPPNDDLTIHHNSLGALTAKAWLRYLIHHADLESRRLRGAPTPQAGGLTEGPHQPAATKL
- a CDS encoding 5-formyltetrahydrofolate cyclo-ligase, producing the protein MTTAGAVRESVWDDLMGRQACAYPLPPHGHCPNFTHAKKAAAQLLAHPDLEARHTLIVGPERALLPLRQQALKAGKTLYVPHQKKDGWYWRVTDPRGARLSTLPEYGEPTLTPDGAQGAVLACVAVDTRGARLGKGFGWGARGLPLDLPEYTLAHPLMLREALPCPADSHVHLIGMPDQVLTCPP
- a CDS encoding carbon-nitrogen hydrolase family protein, producing MSDGVRAEVVRVAAAAYPVDFLADWAAYEAKVSRWVADAVAQGAGLLVFPEYAPLELISLLPQDLHHDVRGMRPALQAFVPEFVALHARLAREYGVGIVAGSYPVAHAGVFVNRAFVFGPDGTQAHQDKLLMTRFEAEEWDIAPGEGAAVFDLPLPGGTLRFGIAICYDSEFPTLARELAEAGAELLVVPSFTGSRAGFTRVRVGSMARALENQCYALHAPLIADAPWTYAVEDAHGAAGVYAPSDNVLPEDGVVAQLGWNETGWLVTDLDLRLTRNVRVDGHVLNWRDRVAGATRPTPAQVVSLGGVPEHA
- a CDS encoding GNAT family N-acetyltransferase is translated as MQVRRLTPGDAPAYRVARLAALQTDPAAFLMTAPEFAAQTEEALAARLAPDAAGVTLGAVVDGQLLGLLTLMRESAPPLAHRVNVYGVSVAPQARGQGLGEALVRAGVTLACSWAGVTSLHLAVMDTQDAARRLYERCGFRVWGTQPDAVRRDGRVHAEHWLVLEC